The Saccharothrix variisporea genome has a segment encoding these proteins:
- a CDS encoding TIGR03619 family F420-dependent LLM class oxidoreductase, whose translation MELGVFGLNAKAAIPHTTRLARLAEDLGYRSWWCGEHVVLPSPRVAPSPMDPEDPILDPLVHLAHVAAVTERLELGTGVLVLPQRHPLLLAKQAASLDVLSGGRLLLGVGAGYLEPELAALGVPMSERGGRTDDYIDAMRALWTDPAPVSFAGRHVDFRNLDAHPRPVRGPRIVVGGHSRAAFRRAVARGHGWLGVGGGPDDLAAHLRGLARAAEEVERPAHLGRLEVNFVQIDPVEVTPADRDRYAESGVDRLALYPLPLEDVDDVARFLERHAG comes from the coding sequence GTGGAACTCGGTGTCTTCGGACTCAACGCCAAAGCGGCCATCCCGCACACCACCCGCCTCGCCCGGCTGGCCGAGGACCTGGGCTACCGGTCCTGGTGGTGCGGGGAACACGTCGTCCTGCCCAGCCCGCGCGTCGCCCCGTCCCCGATGGATCCCGAGGACCCGATCCTCGACCCGCTGGTGCACCTGGCGCACGTCGCCGCGGTGACCGAGCGGCTGGAGCTGGGCACCGGGGTGCTCGTGCTGCCGCAGCGCCACCCGCTGCTGCTGGCCAAGCAGGCGGCGAGCCTGGACGTGCTGTCCGGCGGGCGGCTGCTGCTCGGGGTCGGCGCGGGCTACCTGGAGCCGGAACTGGCGGCGCTGGGCGTGCCGATGTCCGAGCGCGGCGGGCGCACCGACGACTACATCGACGCCATGCGCGCGCTGTGGACCGACCCGGCGCCGGTGTCCTTCGCGGGCAGGCACGTGGACTTCCGGAACCTCGACGCGCACCCGAGACCGGTGCGCGGTCCCCGGATCGTGGTGGGCGGGCACAGCCGGGCCGCGTTCCGCCGGGCGGTGGCGCGCGGGCACGGCTGGCTCGGCGTCGGCGGCGGCCCGGACGACCTGGCCGCCCACCTGCGCGGCCTGGCCCGCGCGGCCGAGGAGGTCGAACGGCCGGCCCACCTGGGCCGGTTGGAGGTCAACTTCGTCCAGATCGACCCCGTCGAGGTCACCCCCGCCGACCGCGACCGCTACGCGGAGTCGGGGGTGGACCGGTTGGCGCTCTACCCGTTGCCGCTGGAGGACGTCGACGACGTGGCGAGGTTCCTGGAGCGCCACGCGGGTTGA
- a CDS encoding superoxide dismutase family protein, which translates to MALRGGGTFAAWSPEAPATTYNPELLPAGSTAEVAVTTSSEGVVTELKVTGLQPGRAYGAHAHVKACGEKGDAAGPHFQDKADPVTPSVDPEYANPRNEIWLDFTTDDKGSGTAKSTVDWKLGDRKPASVVIHEKATATHAGHAGTAGARLGCVTLKP; encoded by the coding sequence GTGGCGCTGCGCGGCGGTGGCACGTTCGCCGCGTGGTCGCCGGAAGCCCCGGCGACCACGTACAACCCCGAACTGCTCCCGGCGGGCTCGACCGCCGAGGTGGCGGTGACGACGTCGTCCGAAGGCGTCGTCACGGAGCTGAAGGTCACCGGCCTGCAGCCCGGCCGGGCCTACGGTGCGCACGCGCACGTCAAGGCGTGCGGGGAGAAGGGAGACGCGGCCGGCCCGCACTTCCAGGACAAGGCCGACCCGGTGACCCCTTCGGTCGACCCCGAGTACGCCAACCCGCGCAACGAGATCTGGCTGGACTTCACCACCGACGACAAGGGCTCGGGCACCGCGAAGTCCACAGTGGACTGGAAGCTCGGTGACCGCAAGCCGGCCTCGGTCGTCATCCACGAGAAGGCGACCGCCACCCACGCGGGCCACGCCGGCACCGCCGGTGCTCGCCTGGGCTGCGTGACCCTCAAGCCGTGA
- a CDS encoding sensor histidine kinase, with protein sequence MRTLKRLRGSGTIQSRVLAIALIPSIAIMVVGVVLSGYLAYQGINTRSFADNVRSSLGPSSRVIQAVQEERRLTTLQLNDPGADRKKLAEQRGAVDTALVELSRTVERLAEDAPDELRKPLQLLGDAARDLPQMRQRADFGAVTPGQVYDFYGDLVDFVGLSVQGIARSATDGEVAFEQTISSELLRSVEAQARSHVLVQRAMTRGLDEKEYHELAHQMGTYHELIETIVPRLTDQERTDYTNLKGTDSWKTLVAGDDKIMAKGPGKHPADFDVDAWEKAHQVVSENLLKLYAAHSTYAADLGHERGGAVLTASLTAGGVILLLAIAAMVVALRQSRSLIRRLTTLRKDTLEVAEHKLPDVVARIGRGERVDVESELPTFDHGDDEIGQVARAFEKAQRFAVSAAAEEAETRQGVRSVFLNMAHRNQVMVHKQLQVLDKAERSEEDPDQLALLFQLDHLATRSRRNAESLIILGGKRPGRQWRNPVPLLDVVRGAVSETEHYSRVDTGSLPDVKLTGAVVADVIHLLAELVDNATAFSPAETHVDIVATRVGRGVVIEIEDQGQGIQEERLAELNRRLQSPPDFGVMALTGETRIGLFVVGQLANRNGIKVALRESIYGGVQAVVMLPNELIAEESPVEQTATLAPVVAPQPRRAPLERRTPGESLATRTPGESLGSLSGSLGSVSGSLPLFEPAVEPEPERSRAGFSAFQRGVQQARGEDA encoded by the coding sequence ATGCGCACACTCAAGCGGCTGCGGGGATCGGGCACGATCCAGTCCCGCGTCCTGGCCATCGCCCTCATCCCGTCGATCGCGATCATGGTCGTGGGTGTCGTCCTGTCCGGCTACCTGGCCTACCAGGGGATCAACACAAGATCCTTCGCGGACAACGTCCGCAGCTCGCTCGGTCCCAGCTCGCGGGTGATCCAGGCGGTGCAGGAGGAGCGGCGGCTGACCACGCTGCAGCTCAACGACCCCGGCGCCGACCGCAAGAAGCTCGCCGAGCAGCGCGGAGCCGTCGACACCGCCCTGGTCGAGCTGTCCCGGACGGTCGAGCGCCTGGCCGAGGACGCCCCCGACGAGCTGCGCAAGCCCCTCCAGCTGCTCGGCGACGCCGCCCGCGACCTGCCGCAGATGCGCCAGCGGGCCGACTTCGGCGCGGTCACCCCCGGCCAGGTCTACGACTTCTACGGCGACCTGGTCGACTTCGTCGGCCTCAGCGTCCAGGGCATCGCCCGGTCGGCCACCGACGGCGAGGTCGCCTTCGAGCAGACGATCAGCTCCGAGCTGCTGCGCTCGGTGGAGGCCCAGGCCCGCTCCCACGTCCTGGTGCAGCGCGCGATGACGCGCGGCCTGGACGAGAAGGAGTACCACGAGCTGGCCCACCAGATGGGCACCTACCACGAGCTCATCGAGACGATCGTGCCGCGCCTGACCGACCAGGAGCGCACCGACTACACCAACCTCAAGGGCACCGACTCCTGGAAGACCCTCGTCGCGGGCGACGACAAGATCATGGCCAAGGGGCCGGGCAAGCACCCCGCCGACTTCGACGTCGACGCCTGGGAGAAGGCCCACCAGGTCGTCTCGGAGAACCTGCTCAAGCTCTACGCCGCCCACTCCACCTACGCCGCCGACCTCGGCCACGAGCGCGGCGGCGCGGTGCTGACCGCCTCGCTCACCGCGGGCGGCGTGATCCTGCTGCTCGCCATCGCCGCGATGGTCGTCGCCCTGCGCCAGTCCCGCTCGCTGATCCGCCGCCTGACCACGCTGCGCAAGGACACCCTGGAGGTGGCCGAGCACAAGCTGCCCGACGTGGTGGCGCGCATCGGGCGCGGCGAGCGCGTGGACGTCGAGTCCGAGCTGCCCACCTTCGACCACGGTGACGACGAGATCGGCCAGGTCGCGCGGGCGTTCGAGAAGGCGCAGCGGTTCGCGGTGTCCGCCGCCGCCGAGGAGGCCGAGACCCGGCAGGGCGTCCGGTCGGTGTTCCTCAACATGGCCCACCGCAACCAGGTCATGGTGCACAAGCAGTTGCAGGTGCTGGACAAGGCCGAGCGCTCCGAGGAGGACCCCGACCAGCTCGCCCTGCTGTTCCAGCTCGACCACCTGGCCACCCGCAGCCGCCGCAACGCCGAGAGCCTGATCATCCTGGGCGGCAAGCGGCCCGGCCGGCAGTGGCGCAACCCCGTGCCGCTGCTGGACGTGGTGCGCGGCGCGGTGTCGGAGACCGAGCACTACAGCCGCGTGGACACCGGGTCGCTGCCGGACGTGAAGCTCACCGGCGCGGTCGTCGCCGACGTCATCCACCTGCTGGCCGAGCTGGTCGACAACGCCACCGCGTTCTCCCCGGCGGAGACGCACGTGGACATCGTCGCCACCCGCGTCGGGCGCGGCGTGGTCATCGAGATCGAGGACCAGGGCCAGGGCATCCAGGAAGAGCGGCTGGCCGAGCTCAACCGCCGGTTGCAGAGCCCGCCGGACTTCGGCGTGATGGCGCTGACCGGCGAGACCCGCATCGGCCTGTTCGTGGTCGGTCAGCTGGCCAACCGCAACGGCATCAAGGTCGCGCTGCGCGAGTCGATCTACGGGGGCGTGCAGGCGGTCGTGATGCTGCCCAACGAGCTCATCGCCGAGGAGTCGCCGGTGGAGCAGACGGCGACGCTGGCCCCGGTCGTCGCGCCCCAGCCGCGCCGCGCCCCGCTGGAGCGCCGCACGCCCGGCGAGTCGCTGGCCACCCGCACGCCCGGCGAGTCGCTGGGCAGCCTGTCCGGGTCGCTGGGCAGCGTGTCCGGGTCGCTGCCGCTGTTCGAGCCGGCGGTGGAGCCGGAGCCGGAGCGGTCGCGGGCGGGGTTCTCCGCGTTCCAGCGGGGCGTGCAGCAGGCGCGGGGTGAGGACGCGTGA
- a CDS encoding DUF3040 domain-containing protein, with the protein MGLRDREKRALEEIERNLAGEDPRLANRLARMRRGPRLSGRLGIAVGLTVVYLLGLTVVVFGVTTGSAALVVLGAALTAVFPVLLVVDAVRAGRRPDPYTVVDRTPSVG; encoded by the coding sequence ATGGGCTTGAGGGACCGTGAGAAACGCGCACTGGAGGAGATCGAGCGCAACCTCGCCGGCGAGGACCCGCGCCTGGCCAACCGCCTGGCCCGCATGCGCCGCGGTCCGCGTCTGTCCGGCCGGCTGGGCATCGCCGTGGGCCTCACCGTCGTCTACCTGCTGGGCCTGACCGTGGTCGTCTTCGGCGTCACGACCGGCTCGGCCGCCCTGGTCGTGCTCGGCGCGGCCCTGACGGCGGTGTTCCCGGTGTTGCTGGTCGTCGACGCCGTCCGCGCCGGCCGCCGCCCCGACCCCTACACGGTCGTCGACCGGACCCCGTCGGTCGGGTAG
- a CDS encoding LysR family transcriptional regulator → MGVHLRDLRYFLTVAEERSFTRAAGRLFVAQPTLSKQVRRLEAELRTPLFERDRHGVSLTPAGEALLPHARALLGRWDDARHDVAGAARTLTVGFHTRIGRGLVPSVTARMEGWRLRFRQVSWGDPTAGLADGVDVALAWLPVPDDGRFAWKVVSTEDRWVALPAGHPLADRTAVGFADLADEPFVAHPASAGALRSFWLAEDHRTTPARVAAEAGSADELLELVAAGVGVALLPAENTDVSPGFDVVCRPVDGLTPGRLAVVWRADDRRAVVREFAESCARCLCYPTDGVRSTTV, encoded by the coding sequence ATGGGTGTGCACCTGCGCGACCTCCGGTACTTCCTCACCGTCGCCGAGGAGCGCAGCTTCACCCGCGCCGCCGGTCGGCTGTTCGTCGCGCAGCCGACGCTGAGCAAGCAGGTCCGGCGCCTGGAGGCGGAGCTGCGGACGCCGCTGTTCGAGCGGGACCGGCACGGCGTGTCGCTGACGCCGGCCGGCGAGGCCCTGCTGCCCCACGCCCGCGCGCTGCTGGGCCGGTGGGACGACGCCCGGCACGACGTGGCCGGTGCCGCGCGCACGCTCACGGTCGGGTTCCACACGCGCATCGGCCGCGGCCTGGTGCCCTCGGTGACCGCGCGGATGGAGGGGTGGCGGCTGCGGTTCCGGCAGGTGTCGTGGGGCGACCCGACCGCCGGGCTCGCGGACGGCGTGGACGTGGCGCTGGCGTGGCTGCCGGTGCCCGACGACGGCCGGTTCGCGTGGAAGGTCGTCAGCACCGAGGACCGCTGGGTCGCGCTGCCCGCGGGTCACCCGCTGGCCGACCGGACCGCGGTCGGGTTCGCCGACCTGGCGGACGAGCCGTTCGTCGCGCACCCCGCGTCGGCCGGGGCGCTGCGGTCGTTCTGGCTGGCCGAGGACCACCGGACGACGCCCGCCCGGGTGGCCGCCGAGGCCGGGAGCGCCGACGAACTGCTCGAACTGGTCGCCGCGGGGGTGGGCGTGGCGCTGCTGCCCGCGGAGAACACGGACGTGTCACCGGGCTTCGACGTGGTGTGCCGCCCGGTCGACGGCCTGACGCCCGGCCGCCTGGCCGTGGTGTGGCGGGCCGACGACCGGCGTGCGGTGGTGCGCGAGTTCGCCGAGTCGTGCGCGCGGTGCCTGTGCTACCCGACCGACGGGGTCCGGTCGACGACCGTGTAG
- a CDS encoding DUF742 domain-containing protein, translated as MTDDEDAWYDQDAGPLVRPYQVTRGRTKPVGPQLDLITLVVATGLQPHGLNPEYLRVLEVCAVPQSVAEISAKVGLALGVARVVISDLLERDFLMFRSRTISAMPDLEMLQRVLEGIRRL; from the coding sequence GTGACCGACGACGAGGACGCCTGGTACGACCAGGACGCCGGCCCCCTGGTGCGCCCGTACCAGGTCACCCGGGGGCGGACCAAGCCGGTCGGCCCGCAGTTGGACCTGATCACCCTCGTCGTCGCCACCGGCCTGCAGCCGCACGGGCTCAACCCGGAGTACCTGCGGGTGCTGGAGGTGTGCGCGGTGCCGCAGTCGGTCGCGGAGATCTCCGCCAAGGTCGGGCTCGCGCTGGGCGTGGCCCGGGTGGTGATCAGCGACCTGCTCGAACGGGACTTCCTGATGTTCCGCTCGCGGACGATCTCCGCGATGCCGGACCTGGAGATGCTCCAGCGGGTGCTGGAGGGGATTCGCAGGCTCTAA